The following are encoded in a window of Planctomycetota bacterium genomic DNA:
- the malQ gene encoding 4-alpha-glucanotransferase, with amino-acid sequence MVFPRTAGILLHPTSLPGRFGIGEFGPEAVDWIGALSRMRQRLWQVLPLGPTGYGDSPYQSLSTFAGNTLLVSFDRLRDAGLLDAADTDGFPRFPLDRVDFGSVIPARRTLLSRAAERFTRSAPNGLRRAAVAFAERERAWLDDWCLFAALKEHFDGRPWVEWPEDVARRDRGALRVAAGRLAGAIERERLLQFFFHEQWEALRDAARSHGIAIVGDLPIFVAHDSADVWCHPELFHLDAAGRPTVVAGVPPDYFCEDGQLWGNPLYRWEAHAADGFAWWVDRLRGAFSRFDALRVDHFRGFAAAWEIPAAAPTAATGQWVEAPGRALFAAARRALGDRPIIAEDLGLITPDVEELRQELGFPGMRVLQFAFGDPLGPDDPPDDDPADRVVYTGTHDNDTARGWYDSPPDANPARPADAVERERHRARVRLASDGTEIHWDLIAMALRSRARAALYPLQDVLGLGSEARMNTPGRAWGNWVWRFRAEQLTPELEERLAGLTMDAGRC; translated from the coding sequence ATGGTGTTTCCTCGCACCGCCGGGATCCTCCTCCATCCGACATCGCTCCCCGGGCGATTCGGGATCGGCGAATTCGGACCCGAGGCCGTCGACTGGATCGGGGCGCTGTCGCGCATGCGGCAGCGGCTGTGGCAGGTGCTGCCGCTCGGCCCCACCGGCTACGGTGATTCCCCCTACCAATCGCTGTCGACGTTCGCCGGCAACACGCTGCTGGTGTCGTTCGACAGGCTCCGCGACGCCGGGCTCCTCGACGCGGCGGACACCGACGGCTTCCCCCGGTTTCCGCTCGATCGCGTCGACTTCGGCAGCGTGATCCCGGCGCGCCGCACATTGCTCTCCCGCGCCGCGGAACGGTTCACCCGTTCGGCACCCAACGGCCTCCGCCGCGCGGCGGTGGCGTTTGCGGAGCGCGAGCGTGCCTGGCTCGACGACTGGTGCCTGTTTGCCGCGCTCAAGGAGCACTTCGACGGCCGGCCATGGGTGGAGTGGCCGGAAGACGTGGCGCGGCGCGACCGCGGGGCCCTGCGCGTCGCGGCCGGGCGGCTCGCCGGCGCGATCGAGCGCGAACGGCTGCTGCAATTCTTCTTCCACGAGCAGTGGGAGGCGCTGCGCGACGCTGCCCGATCGCACGGGATCGCGATCGTCGGCGACCTGCCGATCTTCGTCGCCCACGACTCGGCCGACGTGTGGTGCCATCCCGAGCTGTTTCATCTCGACGCCGCCGGCCGACCGACGGTGGTCGCGGGCGTGCCCCCCGACTACTTCTGCGAGGATGGCCAACTGTGGGGCAATCCGCTGTACCGCTGGGAGGCACACGCCGCCGACGGCTTCGCCTGGTGGGTGGACCGCCTGCGCGGAGCGTTTTCACGGTTCGACGCCCTGCGCGTCGACCACTTCCGCGGTTTCGCGGCGGCCTGGGAGATCCCCGCCGCCGCCCCGACAGCGGCCACCGGCCAGTGGGTCGAGGCCCCGGGGCGGGCACTGTTCGCCGCCGCGCGCCGTGCCCTCGGAGACCGGCCGATCATCGCCGAGGACCTCGGCCTGATCACCCCCGACGTCGAGGAGCTGCGCCAGGAGCTCGGATTCCCGGGGATGCGCGTGCTGCAGTTCGCGTTCGGTGATCCGCTCGGCCCCGACGATCCCCCCGACGACGACCCGGCCGACCGCGTCGTCTATACCGGCACCCACGACAACGACACCGCCCGCGGCTGGTACGACTCGCCCCCCGATGCCAATCCCGCCCGCCCGGCCGACGCCGTCGAGCGCGAGCGGCACCGCGCCCGCGTGCGCCTGGCCAGCGACGGCACCGAGATCCACTGGGATCTGATCGCGATGGCCCTCCGCAGCCGGGCCCGGGCCGCGCTGTATCCGCTCCAGGACGTCCTCGGCCTCGGTTCAGAAGCGCGGATGAACACGCCGGGACGGGCCTGGGGCAACTGGGTGTGGCGCTTCCGCGCCGAGCAGCTCACGCCG